The genomic stretch CGGCCCAAATCTCAGGTTCTATCTACATAAACTGTTTTCTTGTGGAGATTAGCCCGCCAGTCTTTGCCGACAGGGGATGTACTCAAGCATCGTCACATGGCGGAGGAGAGCCTGTGCGTGGTATGTGGAGCACAAGATTCATGGCGTCACTCCTTGATGATGTGGTTATGAACCAGCAGGAACCACATACGAAAGCTTGGTTAGCTGCGTTATTTCAGGCGTTACCGCATATGGAAACAACTTGGGTTGTGGTGACAATGTGGGCGTTGTGGCATGCTAGGCGAAAGATCATTCACGAGGGGCTTTTTCAGCCTCCTCTTTCGACGCACATGTTCGTGGAGAGATTTCTTGCGGACTTGGAGATTCTGGCGCCTGCGCCTGTAGCTGTAACAGCGGAACGGATGTTAGTCCCAAAGTGGATTCCGCCTCCGGTGGGTTTCGCTAAGGTAAATGTTGACGCAGCCCTATCGAAGAACTCCTCGACTGGGGCGATCGCGGCAGTGGTTCGAGGATCAGATGGACTGTTCCTTGGCGCCTCTTCGGTGGTGATCATAGGAGTGACAGATCCGGAGATGTTGGAAGCCATGGCATGTCGTGAAGGAATGGCTCTGGCAACAGACATTTCGCTTCAGAGGTTTATACTGGCTTCTGATTGTAGCAACGCCATTAGCAGTAGGAGAGGGAATGGGATCATATGGGCATATCGTCCAGGAGAATAAGGCACGCGTCATGGAGTTTCAGACGGTGCAGTTCGTCCATGAGGGAAGAAAGTCAAATGTTGATGCTCATGTTCTAGCTCCCAGTTCGATTTATCTAGAGTTAGGTAGACATGTTTGGTTCATTGATCCACCCCAGGATGTTTGTAAGCAGCAGACTATCATTTAAATAAATGGGTGgtgaattctcaaaaaaaaagtaaaaaatctTCTTGCACGGAGAGAGCCCTGAGCTGAGCAGCAGGGTTCTGTCTCTTACGGCAAGAACCTGTTCGGGCAACACTTCATTTTACCGTCCACCATCGGCGGGCTTTCTCTGTGTGAACGGCTAGTAGAGCCGGAGAGGTGGCTAGCTTGGCTGCGACGATAACATGCACACCAAGCATACCAATTACTTACCCTCCCGCGCAAAGATACCTTCACATTTTCAGACAAGTTTCGAATCAACCATCCGCGTGCCAACAGCTATATATACACTGCGAACCATGGCAACCATCTCACCACTCGATCACAGGCTCACAGCCACCATCGTCACACAATCAATCAAAGATTCAGAGCCAGCATCCGTCAGAACACCATAGCTGCATCGATCATTCCTTGCCTAGGCTtcctcatggcggcggcggccaagaagaaccagcaaacaccaccggcggcggcaacCGCCGACCCCAAGTTTGAGTGGGCGGAGAAGGCCGGCAGCTACGTGCTCCGCCTCCCGCTCCCGGGCTTCAGGAAGCAAGACAGATCGACGGCACCGGCAGGCTCACCGTCCGCGGCACGAGGACAGGCGCAACCGGTCGTCCATGCTCGTTACTAAAGGTCTTCCAGCTGCCATCTGCCGCCAGCCTCGACGACGTCGCCGGCAGGTTCGAGGCCGGCGTGCTCACACTCACCGTGCCCAAGCGCGCCGTCGATGCGGGTGTGCCAGCGCCCACTAGGATTGAGGAGACTAAGAGCAAGCAGCCCGGTGTGGCCAAGGAGGAAGAGAACAAGGTGGCCGGCAGCGACCTGAAGAAAAGCGAGGCCAAGGaagagactcaacaaaacaagcaGCAGAAGGAGGAGGATGCCAGCAGGTGCAAGAAAGAACAGGACAAGCCAGCGCCGACGCCAGCGAAGAAGGAAGAAGACGTGAAGCCgaaggcggcagcggcggcgccaccaccgaagccggagcctaAACCCGAGGCTGCCAACCGCACCGACAAGGAAAAGGCGGCGATTGACCCTGAGAGCCTGTCCGAGAGGgtgaggcggcgcggggaggaagagcatgccaatgatgctACGATGGGGGCGGCCAAGCGACCGAAAATAGATGGGGAGAAGAAGGCGACGGCAGCGTGCGGCGGCTGGAAGGAGCGCATGGCGGTGGACCTGAAGGTGCTGACAGACATGAAGTGGGCGGACGGCGTGGTGGATGCAGCGAGGAAGAACAAGGAGGTGGTGGCtgttggcatcgccgccttggcgcTTGTTGGGCTCCTCGTCTCCCACAAACTCTTCAGGAAGTGAAGCTGTAAATGTACTCAGTAAAGCTGCGACTCAAGTACGTGCATATTGACACGACGATCATGTAAAGCTAGTATTTCTGTAACTGAGTTGCGTACATGGACATAAGAAACATCAATCAATTTATCATACTAATATCTGACACAGCCAAAAATTGGCATCTCCACTGCTGAAATCTATCAGAAAATGCAGTGTCCGTGGCAAAGACTGAACATATAGGACTACAGGCGCTGATCTTCTGTGCTTTTGCTAGCTGCGCAACCAGGTCCTAATCCACGGCGACCAATTCGTCAGCACCAAATGCTTGACGAGGCATAAACCACACATGAATACAGGGTTTGGCTCTGAGAGTGCACTGGGAATGGTGTTTGGTAGGGCTGACAGCAATAGGCCATGGCAAGGCCTcccaatgatttttttttttaaaaaaaaaagaggacaaAAGCCTTGCctttcattaattaagaagagtttACAAGAACACGAGCCAACACACACCCACACTAGAACAACAAAAAACTCAAACGTTTGTCTCCCGCCAACGCCCACAACTTAGACTCGTACTTATTTTTTTCTAGGATAACCGCCGGAGGTGCGTGCTTGTACTTGAAGACCCTCGCATTCCTCTCGTTCCAAAGCTCCCAAGCGGCAAGTAGGGTGATCAATGCCAAACCCTTATGTTGAGTCATCAtaggccaccaagatggaatggcGAGGGTTGGCCAAGCATGAAGgtcaaggagatgaagaccaaGCCAATCCTTGATGAGCCCCCAAAGTCGAATGGTATAGCAGAAATTGATAAAGAGGTGGTCCGCCGACTCGAAAAACCTATTGCAAAGAGGGCAATTTCCACAATTTGTCTAACCTCACTTCTCCAAGCGGTCACTAGTCCAAACCAAAGCCTATTTTGGACAAgaagcaaagcaaaaaaaaaaaaaaaacttgagctTGGGCGGAGCCCAAACTTTCCACACCGGGGCCTCCCAATGATCAAGGACACTGATCGATGTTGTCTCGGTGTTTCAAAGCCTAGTTAAAATTCAGGTTGGAGATGGTATGTCCTGTTTTGGAAGGACAGATGGTTAGGCCCGGAGGTTGTTGAGAACAGTGTTACACAAGTCCTCAACTTCGTCAGCATCAGACATAAGGACTGTAGGACGGTGGCTGAAGCTTTACAGGACAATCGATGGGTGGAGGATATCAGACATCAGACATcagacttcagctcaatgcatgaGACTGTGGCTAGCAGTCACGAGTGTGAGTCATGACACCGACGAGGAGCCGACAGCTTCTCTTGGCCATGGTGTTCTTCAAACCAATAATACTCTGCCAAGTCAACGGAAATTTGCTGCAGCTGACTGCATTTGGAGATCAGGAGCACCACTGAATTGCTAAATATTCATGTGGCTAGTTGTGCAATATAGGCTCTTGACACCAGATAGAAGGGCTCGGCATGGGTTGTAGGACGCCGTTCATGCCTTCTACGTATGTCTCCAGAAGGAGCCAAGAGGACACTGCTAATCAGTAATCATTTTTTGATTCATCGTGTGTATGCTAGGCGTGTTGCCTATGTTCTCGTTATCTGGATGGTAAAGGATCTCTTGGAAAAAGATCTGATGGCTTATTGTGCGTAGAATGTTCAAATTTTGCAGAGCTTAATCACTGGATGGGATGTGTTGTGTGCATCAGATGCATGCGCGCCAAACCAAACTTTAGTGGATTTTGAAATCTCAATGCAGCTATGTTTGTCAAGGTAATTATTAGTTTATTACTCTCTCCGTCTCACAAAAGTTGTCCTATATTTGTTAAATTTTAGGTGTATGTAGACACTATCTAGTACGTAGACACATCGAAATTTAAACAGATCTAAGACAAATTTAAGTACTATAAAATTCCTGTCACTCGAACAAGAGAAAATATGGCCACACTGCACACACTAAATGAAGCAGATCAAAGCATATTTGCTTGAACTGTCATCCGTTGGGTAAATAGAACCCATGCCATCGTAAGCAGTCGATGAACAGAGAGGGAGTATTCGTTACTGAATTTGTTATTTGTTTCATCCCTCCTGAtagatttgagtttgaatttaaaTTTTGACACGTTTGTAGCATAATATTTTAGAGATTTTTTTTCGAAACTCAATCTTTATATGCTTTGCACCGGTGATATTTTCTTCAGATTCCATCGATACAGGCTTTCTTTATATATATGGTCGAGTCCAAACTTTGAAGCTGGAAGCAGTATAATTAGGTGCCTTTTTTCACGTGTCTCGATAAGCATTTCATGAGCCGCCTAACATGGCTCTTGTCTGATTCACACCAATGTTTCTTATCTAATTAATCATGTGTGTGCTCTAAGCTAAGGAAGCCTAATTAATTCCTACTAGCACTTTGGACTTGGATTCTCACGGGTCTGACTTTGGGAAAGAGATACAAAAAATAAACAGGTGGTGTCAATGTGTGAGTGGTTGACTGTCAAATGCCGCAAAAACTGATTCAAAAATATGGTCCTGAACCTAACAGATACTACatgagatacatcgaatccctgAGTGTAATTAGTATGAACTTGGCAGTATTAGTAGTACTTGACTGTTACTACCTCAAAGGAGAAATATAGTAGGGATTTTTACAACGGTGAAATCCAACTAGATATTAAACAATATGCTCTTTGAACAAAGGATGAGAAGAAAGCATATTCGTTTAATTTATTCTCATTCTTTGACCAGAGGATGGAGaaaaagatacaaaagagatgaaGATGCTGTGCCTCATCTCCATCTCCTCGACTCATCATGCGCTTTTTTTCTCCTACTACCACTCTGCACACTTCCCAAGGCACACACACCGCAAGCATGCTCCATGACCACATGCTTCTCCAGTGCTGGTGAACAATAGATCATACTCATCAGTCATGCCACCACCTTTTGAGGCCAAAGAAAAGGATATATTAATTTAGTAACACATCCAGATCTTGATTCAGACACTAGAGAGATTATATCCAGATAAGATTAGGTGAATTGAATAATGCAAAAATAAGATATAAAATTGAAACAAAGGCACTGCGTGTGTGTAATGTTGACCAATAATTCAGTCATCCATAGCTTCACATTATATTATCTCCAAATAACCGAGATCGGTGGTCAGTTCACAACAAGGGGTTACACCATCAACTTCTCTCATTACAGGGGTAAGATTAAGATGACAAATTAGAGAATTTGTACTGATCAAATGCACCAGCTAGATACAAATCCCTCTCTGTTCTGTTCACCTCTCTCAAGACTAAGATTAACTTACTTAAGCACATGCATCTAAGCTCTTGAGAACCACTCTACTAACAACAGACACCCACCACTGGTGCTTGCATCTGAGGCATTGCTAGGAGTTGTACAGGGTCTTGAGCCTCTTCGCCGTCTGGATGAACCCCAGGATCACCTGCAACTCATCCAATTGCTGGTGCATTTCATTTGTATTTGGACGAGGTACAAAGGCAAAAGATTAGATTCTTCTTGTTTTTATTGTCTCGAGGAAACAATTGAGTAATTTCAAATGAATTTTACCTGAGACTGGAAATGTTGCTGGACTCCATGGAAGAGCTGCTCCTCTGATGGGCTGGCGTTCACGTTTACCTGCAGGTTTTTCGGCATCCAGAACATATGTATGTCAGTAATGAATCAAAAGGTAGTATTACTTTTCGCATGGGTTGATTGTTTGCTGGTCAACAAGGCCCAGGCTGACTGCTTACAAGATTGAAGTGGTTCCAGTATCTCCATAGTGTGGGCGTTCCAAGCTTTGTCAGATTTACTCTCtgcaagccaaaaaaaaaaaagagccttGGATCAGCACAATGTCATGATAGACAGACTGAGATGAGTATAGGACGCCAGGAGACAAGAGACTGAATGGATAAACAGTGAAATTGCATTTGCCTTATCAACAATTAGGAACGCGTCTAGCAAAACTGGGAGAAAGTAGCGACAATGAAGACAATGACAGATCCTACCAAACCATGGCCCAAGCCATGTGATCCAGGGTCACACTGGCTTTGACACAATATAACCCAATATGTTGTCTCAGACCTAAGTTGCATGTCATGTTTAGTTGCTGTGAGATAGTGATGGTGATTACCGCTCGCAGCTTGGAACTCGAGTGGAAGTTGCCTCGGCTGCTGGAAGTCGTACTGGAAGACCATGGCCTTGTGTGCCGAACCCGTGACTTTGTCGGTTTCTGGTACTCTATGCTTGCTGCTCACGGAACAGAAGAAAAATGTTTAGTTGGTGCTGCTATGTGACAGTCTAAAGCAGTTGGCTGTATTGCAAACCATGACATGGTCTTACAATAGTTCATGTCTTTCTCTCCCATGTCGAAGCTGCTGCAGAATGAATTGTTGCCATCGATTTCATCGTCGTCTTCGAAACCAGTTGGAGCTTCCAAGACAGTCAGAGCATTCCTCTGCAACTTCACCTCCATGCCATTCTTCAGAACCTGCTTTTTCAGTAATATTTCAGGAATTGGAAACAAGCTACCATATGTGGATGTTGTTTTCCACTATCTTTTCATATATGTTCAATTTTTTTAAGCTAATGATACTAGTCTCAGACTAAAAATTCTTGACTATCTACTTTGTGAAAAGAAAAGCCAGATATTATTCTTTTCACTTGCAATTGCAATTTTCAAGATACAGAAACAGCCACTAAGCAAAGTTTCAGCTGGATGCCTAAACAACTGAAAGGAAGACTCACCAGCCAGTGCCAGCCTCCAAGACCAACAGCCTTCTTGACAACACCCTCTAGGCCAACCAACACGGACTTTGTCCGGTTGTTACCAGTGACGATGACCTTGGTGTGCCGGGGAATCACCGTGAGCTCCTCGTCGCCGCTCTCGTACCGAGGCAGAGACAGTATCCGTGAAGAGCACACGTCGGTCCCCATCATCATGCCACTTCACTGGCCTGATCTCTCCCTGGTGAAAGGTGTATTCAATCAGTACACAGCGAGGTCGATACAAGGAACTGGGAACAATTAACTCTCAGCAGAAAAACAATTAAATAGCACCATCGGCACAGTGCCAGAGAAATGTTCCCGAAATTAACATAATGTTCAAGATTTATAGCAGGGTGCAATGATCGCATCTGATAATATCTGGAGAATTGGTGGAAAACTGATGTACAGAAGTGAGCAGCTAGAATCAATTAGAACACAGCACAATTTGCAGCACTAGGTCGATCCTTAACAGACGTAATTTAGAGCAGGAACTTAATCTTTGGAGCCGAGAAATTCCAGGCGATTTGTTTGTGCCAAAAAGCTTGAGATGATGTGATGGCTCCATGCAATTCGATTCAGATCTGGGTAAACCTCTCATCCGACGAGATCGCAAAGTGATTGCTGACAGGCATCCAACCACTAACCCTGATGGCGACGAACCGGCAAAGACACTGACTCATGAGGACCCACCCACCACCCAGCTATCTGGCCGGCCAGCCAGCTGCAAGAATTGCCTGTTACTTGCTCGAGTAGCAATCATGAAAGTGATGTGTGTCCAAGGCAAGGAACACACTAGTACTCCCAGCCACGCATGCATCCAATCCAATCCGTAGCTATTTAGTCCGAATAATACTAAGTGGAACAGTAATAAATCTCGATCGATTGATGCGAGCTGCTTCTGATGGGCGGTAATTACGGATGGATCCTGAATCTAGGATCGCCTGGAAGAAAGAATTtacagtactccctccgtcccagttcgcaaggcaaattcccaaaaaatatttgtcccaaaatccctcacctcctaggcacattttgcatttaatgtgggagtaaactaattcatttttgcatgcaaacactcctctttttatctcccaccacgcactagtactccatgcatgtgaaaccaccacgtactagtactccatgcatgtgaaaggcaaagtttttgcatgttttaacgtgcaaatttagagccaatgagaattcaccttgggccaagatatttgaaaactttgccttgcgaactgggacggagggagtagtactacTAGCTTTTTCTCGCAAGGTGGGGCTTTTCAGTAAATTCGGCATTTAAAGCGAGTGATGGCACAGCGTGGTGTTGCGTGTGCGTAGACAGTGAAGACGCTACAGTAATGCGTCCTGATGCAATTGGCAACGGAAATGCATTGGGGATCTACGTTTCGAAGCTGGAATTCGCTGCAAATGGTAAATGCGGTGTTGGATCAAATTGTAAAGTTGAATTAATAATTCAAGTAATTTGCAGATCAAGATCTCGCTGAACAGTAGCACAATCGAGAATCGGAAAATTTTAACTAACTGAGATGGAGAATTCTGCGTGGGAGAAGCTAGTAGTAGTAGAAGAAATCCTTTGGAGGGAATAATTCTTGATTGGAGCGAAGATCACAACTACAGGAGCGTGATGAAAATTCGGAGTGCGGATTTATTAGACGGAATTGTGGGTTCCAATCTCAATTTCGAAATGGAAGTGGCGGGGAGACCGCGAAATTCCCAATGCTCGGAAAAAAGAATTGATCCAGAATTTTTTACTGTATTTTTTTACTGT from Lolium rigidum isolate FL_2022 chromosome 4, APGP_CSIRO_Lrig_0.1, whole genome shotgun sequence encodes the following:
- the LOC124649562 gene encoding uncharacterized protein LOC124649562, which gives rise to MMMGTDVCSSRILSLPRYESGDEELTVIPRHTKVIVTGNNRTKSVLVGLEGVVKKAVGLGGWHWLVLKNGMEVKLQRNALTVLEAPTGFEDDDEIDGNNSFCSSFDMGEKDMNYSSIEYQKPTKSRVRHTRPWSSSTTSSSRGNFHSSSKLRARVNLTKLGTPTLWRYWNHFNLVNVNASPSEEQLFHGVQQHFQSQQLDELQVILGFIQTAKRLKTLYNS